The nucleotide window TAAAAAATTCCCTTTTTCAATAGCCAAAAAACTTCCTTTTTTTTTCTATGGAAAAGTAAAATTCACTTCAATAAAAGGAGAAATCATAATTCGAGGGAATATAAAAAGAGGGATGATTGGTTTTGGTCAGCCTTATGAAATGAACACTTTGCATAAAGGAATTGCTGAAATTTTTATCGAGGGAAAAATGATTTTTAATGGTTATATGCAGTTTGGGAAAGATTATTTTATTTACATAGGCAAGAATGCTTATTGTGAACTTGGAAATATGTCGTCTTTGGGCACAGACGGAAAATTGATTTGTATCGAAAAAATTGTTTTGGGAGAATATTGTCGAATTGGTCACGAATCACAAATTATGGATTCCAATTTCCACCCAATGATTGATACGCTTACTGGTGAAAAATTATCGATGACAGCTCCAATCAATTTGGGAAATTATAATTATGTTGGAAATAGGGTTTCCATAATGTCAAAAACAAAAACAGCCGATTATTGCACAATTGCATCCAATAGTATTTGCAATAAAGATTATTTCAAAATGGGTTCCAATATTCTAATTGGAGGAATCCCCGCAAAATTAATCAGAGAAAATATTTCAAGAGATTGGGAATGGGAAAAAGAAGCTTTGGATGCGTTTCTGATGATTTGAAAGCTTTAAGATTCCTAATGTTTTTTAATACGAAGATTTTCGTAGATGAAATTAACTCAAATCGGGTAATAAAACTCCAAATTTAATTTGTGCTAATTTGTGGTTATAAAAGGGTCCGAATTCTTTGTTTTATTTCAAGCAAAAAATACCGGAACATCAACTTGAAATCCGCGTTTTTATAAGCCAAAATCATTTCAAAATGAATCCTTTTTAAAATAGCTTTGTGTTCTGTTTTGGATTGATTTAGTGCAATTGCTTTCTTAATTATCAAATAGGTAGAATAATTTATTTTTCTCGCTTTTGGGTCTTTTTTGATATAAAAATGAGTTCCCAAAGAATTTGTGGTTATCCTTTTTTGTATCAAAATTTCATCTATAAAATCAACTTCGTACAGTCGGCATGTCCGAATCCAAAAGTCTAAATCTTCGTAACCAAGATTTTCGTCAAAACCGCCCAAATGGTCAAAAACAGTTTTCTTTATCATCGCCGAGACTGAACAAATGCTATTGCCCCCCGAAAGAACAGAAAGGTAAATGTCGCCGGTTGGTCTGTTTTCGATGGTTTTTTTATTCTCGTCTAATGGAAAAAAACACGAATCAAAGGCTCCTTCTTCCGTAATTAATTCGGCATTTCCATATACAATGCCTAATTTTTTATAACGACTCTCTTTGAATTTTTTTAGTTGCAGTGAAATACAATTGGGTAATAAAATATCATCGGCAGCCAAATCAATAATGAATTCTCCTTTGGCGAATTTTAATGCTTTGTTGAAGGATTTTGTGTTTCCCAAATTGGTTTCATTGGCAATAAACTGGACTTTGGGATTTTTTTTAAGCCAATCTGAAATGATTGTTTTTGAATTGTCGGTACTGCAATCATCAACAATAATCAGTTCTACAAAAGGATAATCCTGATTGATAACCGAAAGCAAACTCTCCGTAACAAACTTTTCATGATTGTAACATAGGCAAATAACGGTGACCAATGAATTATCTTGCATATTGTTTTTAAAGAGTTATATATTTGATACGAAAATAAGAATTCGAATATGATATTGTCTCACAAAAAGAAGAAAATTGCTTTGATTGGCTATCGCTTAAGCGGAGGCGGAAGCGATAAAGTGATGGCAAATCTGTCTCTTTTTTTGCAAAGTCAAGGCTATGAAATTGACATAATTATTGTGTTGGACGAAGTGAGTTATCCTTATGCTGGGAAATTGGTAAACTTAGGTTTGCTGAAAAATAAATTCAATGGTTTTTTTAATAAAATGGTAAGACTCGGCGCGTTATGCAATTATTTGCAAACGAATCGATTTGATTTTATTATCGATTTTCGTTTTCGTACCAAAATCATTCAGGAACTTATTTTGGCTCGATTGATTTATAATGTCAAAACCATTTTTACGGTTCATAGTTTTTTGATTGACCATTATATGCCCAATAATTCATGGCTGACGCGATTAATGTACAATCATTGCTTGGCAAATGTGGCTCTTGGCGACGAAATGAAATTGTACATTGAAAAAAGTCATCAGCTGAAGAATGTAGTCGCTATTCCAAATTCGATTAATATCGAAGAAATTCTTCAAAAACAAGATGAAAATATAGATTTTGATTTTGAATTTGTTCTCGCAGTCGGGCAATATGAAAACGATATTAAACAGTTTGATAAGCTGATTGAGACATATTCAAAATCAGTTTTGTCTCAAAAACAAATTCATTTGGTGATTGTGGGAAATGGTGATGAATCTAGGCTGAAAGAAATTATTTCGAAGAATAATGTTTCCAATTTTATTCATCTTTTAGGATACCAAAACAATCCGTTTAAGTTTATGAAAAGAGCTCGCTTTTTGGTTTTGTGCAGTAAAAATGAAGGATTTCCAAATGTGATTTTGGAATCGTTGGCCTGTAAAACTCCGGTTGTGTCTTTTGATTGTGATTTTGGACCAAGAGATATGATTACGAATTTTAAAAATGGTATTTTAGTAGAAAATCAAAATTGGGGAAAACTTATCGAAGCGATGAATCAGCTTGTTTTAGAGGAAGTTTTATATCAAAAACTAAAAGAAAATACATTCGAAAGTATAGCTCCTTTTCATCTTGAAAAAGTTGGTGCTTTATGGTTGAATTTATTGAATGAATAAAATTCAGTTTAAAAAAATGAAACACATAGGCAAATAGATTTAATTGTAAATTATTAAAGATTGAATAGAAATAGAACTATTTTTACTTCGTCAGTTCGCCCTTCGGTCTCGGGTCACATAGATTAGCTATGTGAGAGTAAAACGACTATTAAATCTTTTTTAAACACTATAAATTCTATGTTTCTATGTGTTTAAAAATAATTTTACCCAATGAGTAAGGAACAGTAAATATGACAACAATACAAGATATTTCATTGCTCAAAATTCCCGTTGTAGAAGACCTAAACGGTAATCTTGCTTTTGTAGAAAAAGAAGTTTTACCATTTGAATTTAAGCGTGTTTATTATCTTTTTGATGTGCCAAGTTCTGCGTTTCGAGGCGGACATTCCCATATTGAACAGCAAGAAGTTTTGGTTGCACTAAGTGGTAGTTTTGAAGTTGTGATGCATGACGGAAAGGACAAAAAGAGTTTTCTGTTAAACAAACCCAACTTTGGATTGTATCTTCCAAAAGGGATTTGGAGAGAATTGGAAAATTTTTCTTCGGGTGCTGTTTGTTTGGTTTTTGCTTCCGATGTTTTTGATGAATCCGATTATATTCGGGATTATGATGCTTTTTTGAAAACAAAAAAATGAAGCTACTTTACATTGTTCCCAAAATAAAATGCGCCGGAGGTGTTGCCCGCGTTTTGAGTATAAAAGCCAATTATTTTGTCGAAAATTTTGGTTACGAAGTTCATGTTTTGTCTCAAAATGAAGATAATTTAGAACCCTTTTATTCATTCAATTCCAAAATTATTTTTCATAATATGAATTTGGGAGGGAATATTTTTCGTTTCTTTTTTTTGTTTCAAAAAAGTGTAAATCAAAAAATTAAAGCGATTAATCCCGATGTGGTTTTGGTTGCCGATAATGGTTTGAAGGCGTTTTCATATCCTTTTATTTTAAAAACAAAAACGCCAATTGTTTTTGAATGTCACGGTTCCAAATATGTTGAAGAAAAAGCGTCGAAAGCTAGTTTTCTTTTGAAATTAAAATATTGGTTTAAAGATTTTGCTGCCGGGAAATTTACCAAAATGGTAGCTTTGTCCGAGGAAAGTTTAAAAGAATGGAACGTTAAAAATGCCTTTGTCATTAAGAATCCTTCCTGGATTGAAAACCATAACAAAGCCAATTTACAATACAAAAAAGCTATTGCAATAGCGCGGAATTCTTATGAAAAAGGTTTGGATCGATTGTTGGTTATTTGGAAACAAATCAATCAAAAATATCCCGATTGGATTTTGGATATTTATACGGATGATGTTGTTTCTTTAGAAAAAAAAGCCCTTGATTTTGGAATCAATTCGGGAATTAATTATCTCAATTTTGTAAAAAACATTGAAGAAAAATATTTGGAAGCGTCTTTTTTATTGATGACTTCAAGAACCGAAGGTTTGCCGATGGTATTTTTGGAAGCAATGACTTTGGGTTTGCCTTGTGTAGCTTACGATTGTCCGACTGGCCCACGCGCCATTATTAAAGACAATTATAACGGTTTTTTAATTCCTGACGGAAATGCTGAGATCTTTGTCGAAAAAATTACTTTTTTGATTGAAAATGAAGAGCAAAGATTGAAATTTGGTTCCAATGCAACAGAAACTTCAAAGCAATTTTCAGCCGAAAAAATAATGAAGGAGTGGAAGGTGTTTTTGGAAAATTTGCGTTAGATTTCATTTCGCAAAGAAACGCAAAGAATTCGCAGAGTACCGCGAAATTTTCAAAGCCATTTTCAAGGAGATACTTTTTCTTTGCGAATCTTCGTGTATCCTCTGAGTATCTTCGTGAAATTTATTCTTATTGCTTAATCTGCGTTAAAGTACAAAAGAAACCCAATTTATAGAGGTCAAATAAAAACAAGGAAGGCTTTTGAGAAAGTAAATTGGCTTCGATTTTGGTTTTGGTTTTTTGAAAAAGAAAAGCAGTCAATCCGGTTAATTTTAATTTTTTTAAAATAACAAAACAGGAAATTATCTTGCTAGACTCGGCTGTTATTTTATTAGAATTATATAATAAAACTAGATTTTCCAAAGCAGTTTGGGTTTTCTTTAAAAAAACAATTGAAGTCTCCAGATTCAAATGAAAAACAGGATTTTCAATATGAGAAACAATTATTTTATTTGCTTCTAATTTTGATAAAAAACACAAATCTTCGTAGCCGTATTTTGTGATGGTTTGATCAAATGGATGTTGCAGAAGGAGCTCTTTTTTCAATATTAAATTTGAAGTTAAGGCACTTTTGTTTGGGTTTTGTTTTCTTTTTTCTATCGAAAGTGATTCCCTGTTTCGGCCATAAATCCATCGCAATAATTGCTCTTTTTGTGGTTGTTTGGATTCATAAAGAAGTCCGCCAAAAACAGCTTTGTTTTCTTTTTTCTGAATCTCATTTAGATAATTAGAAATGAAATTTGAACTTTCCGGAAATGTGTCGCAGTCCAAAAGAAGAAGCCAGTCAAACTTAGCTTTAACAACTATTTGATTGATATTTTTGCTTTTGCCAAAATTAGTTTCATTGGTAGAAAAAAAACAATTTTCTAAGTTATTGATTTCGTTGTTTTGGTCTAAAAAAAGAACAGAAGCATCATCTTGGCATAAAATTTCGAATTCCAAATTACATTTCACACATTGTCGATGCAATTCGCTCACTAACGGAAAAGCATTGTAATCGTAAATCGGAATAAGAATGGAAAGCATTACACGGTTCTTTGCACCACTTCAAAAATGGTGGCATCCTCACATTTTAATGTTTTGTATGGATATTTCATTAGCAATGCATAATCATGAGTTGCCATGATAACTGTTTTGCCAAGATTGTTGATTTGTCTTAAAACTTCAAGAACTTCAACACTGGTTTGTGGGTCAAGGTTCCCGGTTGGTTCATCGGCAAGGATAAATTCAGGGTCGTTCAACAAGGCTCTTGCGATGGCAATTCGCTGTTGTTCACCACCCGAAAGTTGGTGAGGCATTTTGTTGGCAAAATCTTTCATGTTGACTTTGTCTAGCACATCATCAATTTTGGCATCCATTTCTGCTTTATCAGTCCAACCCGTCGCTTTCAGAACAAAAAGCATATTGTCTTTTACCGTACGGTCCGGCAATAATTTAAAATCCTGAAAAACAATCCCGATTTTTCTTCTCAAAAACGGAATATCATCTTCTTTTAAAGTAGCCAAGTCAAATTCCACAATTTTTCCTTCACCCTCTAATAAAGGTAAATCGGCGTACAATGTTTTTAATAAACTACTCTTTCCGGAACCCGTTTTCCCGATGATGTATAAAAATTCGCCATGATTGACTTCAAGATTAACATCGGATAAAATAGTTTTTCCTTCTTGGTATATGTTTACGTTTTTTAAAGACAGTACAGATTGTGACATGATAAAATGTGTTTATTGGGTAAAAGTAAAAAGATAAAATCCAAATACAAAAGTAAAAGGAGAAAAATAAAAAGCAAAAGTTAAATTCTAAAAAAAATGATTCTAATTTTATTTTTAATAGCTAACTACGATTGAACTTAAAAATTGTATAAGTTTTGGACTTGATTTTTTCTCGCAAAGGCGCAGAGTCGCAAAGAGAATGGTTCAGAGCTTTGCGACTTTGCGACTTTGCGAGAACTGAATTTTTTTAAAAATCTCTGAGAGAAAATTTTAGCATAAATAATAGTATAAAAAAGAGAGTTCAGGTAACTGTTCAAAAAATAGTTTATAATAAAAACAAAGGAGCTTCCGTTATAAATTCATATATAATATATTTGACCATAATAAATAATAACAACAATGCGTAAACTTCCCTGGCTCTTTTTATTCTTTTCTACTGTTCAAATAACATCACTTTATTCACAAAAATCGACGATTTACACATATTCGTTAAAAGAATTTGACAAAGCACTTTCTTTGTATGAGGATAAGCAATATGCTTCGGCTCAAATTATTTTTAAGAATGTAAAAGATGCTGCCACAACTGAAGGATTGCAGTCGGATTGCGCATATTATATTGCCAATTGTGCTATTCGAACCGATCAGGAAAATGCCGAGGAGCTGATAAATCGTTTTGTGGAGGAGTACCCTTCAAGTCGCAAGCAAAATCAGGCTTACATTGATGTTGCCTATTATTATTTTGACCACAAGGAATACAAAGAGGCTTTGCAATGGTTTAATAAAGTAGACGAAAGTGTTCTGAAAAACAGTGATCGTGATAAATATAATTTCGAAAAAGGATATTGTTATTTTGATTCCAAAAAAACAAAGGAGGCCAAAAACTATTTCAGTAAAGTAGCCAACTCCAATCAATACGGAACGCAAAGCAAATATTATATGGGATTCATGGCTTATGAATCTGATGATTATGCTGAGGCGAATAAACAGTTTGACCAGGTTGCTACTAATGAAAAATATTCCGAAAAATTGTCTTATTATAAATCGGATATGAGTTTTAAATCCGGCGATTTTCAAAAAGCCATCGATTTAGGAATCAAAGCAATGCCAAATTCTACTCCAGAGGAAAAATCGGAATTGAATAAAATCATTGGCGAAAGCTATTTTAATCTAAAACAATACGATAAAGCAATTCCTTATTTGGTAGGTTATAAAGGCAAAAAAGGAAAATGGAACAATACCGATTTTTATCAATTGGGATATGCTTATTATGTGCAAAAAGATTATGAAAACGCCATTTCACAATTCAATAAAATAATTGACGGAAATGATTTTGTGGCCCAAAATGCGTATTATCATTTGGGAGAAAGTTATTTGAAATCAGGGAAAAAGCAACAAGCTTTGAATGCTTTCAAAAATGCTTCGGAAATGAATTTTAACTTAAAATTGCAGGAGGATGCGAGTTTTAATTATGCAAAACTGAGTTATGAAATTGGGAATTCGTACCAAAGTGTTCCAGAAATTTTATTGGGTTTCATTAATAAATACCCTGCAAATCCGAATAATGGAACGATAGAAAAACTATTGATTGATTCTTATATTTCTTCCAAAAACTACAAAGAAGCTTTGGTTTTATTAGATAAAAATAAAACTCCGGAAAATAGGGCAGCGTATCAAAAAGTGGTTTTCTACAGAGGATTGGAATTGTATAATGAAGGAAATTATTCGGAATCATTATTGATGTTCGAAAAAGCAATAAAGGAACCAAAAGATGCTGTTGTTACAGCGCGTGCTTCTTTTTGGAAAGCAGAATCGGAGTTTAATTTAGAGGATTATAAAGAAGCTTTGTCGGATTATCAGCAATTTGCAAATTTGGCGAAAGCCAAAGAAACGCCCGAATTCAAAAACATCAATTACAATATTGCTTACGCTAATTTTAAGCTGAAGGAATATGATGCCGCGGGGAATTCTTTCCAAAGCCAAATTGACAATAATAAAACGGATAAAGTTCGATTGAATGATTCTTATTTGCGTCTTGCTGATTGTCGATTCGTAACCGCAAAATACCAACCGGCTTTGGATGCTTACATCAAAGTAATTGAATCCAAAAGCGTGGATGGTGATTATGCTTATTTTCAAAAAGCGCTTTGTTATGGATTTCTTTCAAAAAACAGTAAAAAAATCGAAGAGATGAATTCGTTTTTGTCATTGTATCCAAAATCAGATTTTCAGGATGATGCTTTGTTTGAATTAGGAAATACGTATGTTGCTGAAAACAAAACGGATTTAGCGATAAAAACCTATGATAAAATCGTGACAGGTTTCAAAAACAGTTCTTATACTTCGAGAGCAATTTTGCGCCAGGGATTGATTTATTATAATTCGGATAAGGATGATTTGGCTATAGCCAAATTCAAAAAAGTAGCTTCAGAATTTCCTAAAACGCCCGAAGCTTACGAAGCCGTTTCGACTGCAAGAATTATTTATGTTGATAATGGAAAAGTAGATGAATATGCGAGTTGGGTACGCACTTTGGATTTTGTGGCAGTAACCGATTTGGAGTTGGATAACGACACTTTTGAGGCCGCCGAAAAACAGTTGGGGCAAGGAAACAACAAGCAGGCAATCTCGGGTTACAGCGGTTATATTTCGAAATTTCCAAATGGGGTAAATGCTTTGAAAGCTAATTTTCAATTGGCACAATTGTATTATTCAGAAGGTTCAGAGAGCAAATCGGTTCCTAATTATGAGTATGTTGTAAGTCAGCCTCGTTGCGAATATACGGAACAGTCGTTGGTGAGATTGGCTCAGATATTTTTGAAAGAGACTAATTGCGACAAAGCAAATCCGATTTTGGTTCGCATTGAAAAAGAAGCCGATTTTCCTCAGAATAAAACATTTGCGCAAGCGAATTTGATGAAATGTTATTATGAAACAAAAGATTATGCAAATGCAGTGGTGTACGCTGACAGAGTTTTGAACAATCCAAAAACGGAGGAGAATGTAAAAAGCGATGCCCAAATCATTGTAGCCCGTTCCGCAATGCAATCTGGTGATGAGGCAAAAGCCAGAACCGCTTACGCAAAATTACTAAGTGTAAGCAAAGGGGAACTCGCCGCCGAAGCTTTGTATTATGATGCTTACTTTAAAAACAAAGACGGAAAATTTGAACTTTCGAATACTGCCATTCAAAAATTAGCCAAAAATTATTCGAGCTACCGTTATTTTGGAGCCAAAGGTTTGGTTTTGATGGCAAAAAATTATTACGGGTTGAAAGATAGTTATCAGGCGACTTATGTTTTGGATAATGTAATCGAGAATTTCAGCAATTATTCGGATGTTGTTGAAGAAGCCAAAACCGAATTGAATAGAATAAAAGCGGAGGAAGCCAAAACAAATTCATCAATCACTAAATAGAAAAGCAATATGAAATCACCATTAATAGCGGGTTTGTTGCAAACAAACATCAACAAAAAAAGGTGATACCATATATGACCTATAATAAATAATTTTTACATATATGAAATTACCTTTTTATATAGTGGATGTTTTTGCTGAGGAAAAATATGCCGGAAATCAATTGGCGGTTTTTTTGGATGCCAAAGAATTGGATTCGGAAATGATGCAGAAAATTGCACGAGAAATAAATTTTGCAGAAAGTACTTTTATCACAGTTCTTCAGCCCGAAAACAACAGTGCCGAAATCAGAATTTTTACCGCCGAACACGAAATGAAGTTTGCCGGTCATCCTGTGATTGGAACTTCTTGGGTTTTGATGAATAAAATATTCGAAAGTCAACGACGCACTTTGAAATTGACGGTTCCAATTGGAGAAATCCCAATTAAGCAATCGGGAGATTTAGTTTGGTTGCAGGCCGCACAGCCTCAATTTTTGGATATTTTCCCAAAGGAAGGTTTACTGCCTTTCAGTAATTTAAGTCTATCTGATTTTGATTCGGATTTTCCGGTTCAGGAAGTGACCACGGGAAGTGCGTTTGTGATTGTACCGCTTAAAAGCAAAAAAGCATTGGAGAACTTAAATCTCGAATTGCCGAAAATGAAAGAATGGCTTTTGTTTCATTGCAAAACAAATCATAGAGCACTTTATTTCTATTGTTTTGGCGAGGGAAAACTCTACAGCAGAATGTTGTATATCGAAAGCAACCAAATCATGGAAGATGCGGCGACTGGAAGTGCAAGTACCTGTTTGCAAGCTTTTCTTTTGAAATACCATTCGGCGGAAATTAAAACAGTCAATCATCAAGGTGATTTCATCAATAGACCCTCCCGAATTTATTTTGACGGAAAATTATCAGAAGATTATTTTGATATAAAAATTGGTGGTAAAACACAATTTATTGCCAAAGGCGAATGGGAAGTATAAAAGAGAAGGCAGAAGGCAGAAATCAGATTTTAGAAAATAGAATATAGAAAATAGAAAAAAGATGAAAATCAAAAGCATAAAAACATTCACAAGAAAGTATTTAACGTTCCTGGCTCCCTCCCTTTTGGGGAGGGTTGGGGTGGGGTTACTTTTATTCCTTACCCAATTTTCTTTTGCCCAAGACAAAAAAGACAAAAAGGATGATATTGGTACAGAAGTTGTCAATGTCGTAAAACCGTTCACCCCGACAATTTCTGATGCGTTCAAAGAAAAAGAAGTTCCCGTGATTACCAATGAAGAAAATGCCAAAAAAGAAAACGTGCAATATTCGATTTTGCCTTTTCCGGTGGCTTCGACTTTTTCACCTTCCAAAGGAAATGCGCAAGGGGTTGATAAAGCAAAACAGGAAAGAATTTTCAAAAATTATGCGACCCTTGGTTTAGGGAATTATGGTCATTTGAATGCCGAATTGTACGTGAATGAAGACCTTAATAACAGTGAATATATTGGAGGAATGTTTCGCCATAATTCTTCTCAAGGCGGTATAAAAGATATTTTGTTAGACGATTATTTTTATGATACCAAAATCGATTTGTTTTACGGAGGAAATCAGGAGGGAATGTCTTGGAAAATAAAAGCGGGTTATCAAAATCAAATTTACAATTGGTACGGTTTGCCTTCCGGTTTTGGAAATACATTGCCCCTTGCTGATAGTATGGCTTTGATAAATGGGATTAATCCGCAACAATCTTATAATACGATTACTGCGGGTGGTTCGTTGGCTTTTGACGAAAGTGCGGTACAAGATGTTAATTTGGATTTTACTCATTTTACGGATGCTTACAGTTCTGCTGAAAATCGTTTTTTGGTAGCGCCAACTTTTAAGTTTGATGTGTTGGACGAAGCCGTAAAAACTAAAGTTTTTGTCGATTATCTTGATGGTAGTTTCAAGAAAGATTATTCGGGAACCAATACTGCAGACCTTCAATACGGATTTACAAATTTTGGAATCGTTCCTAGTTTTGTAATGAAAAGAGACGATTGGACAATCGATATTGGTGCAGGTTTTGTTTACAGTATGGGCAAAGAAAATGATACTAATAAGTTTTATATATATCCGGCTGTTAAGGCTTCTTATAATTTAGTTGGCGATTTGATGGTGTTTTATACGGGTGCAAACGGAAACCTGAAACAAAACAACTATAAAGATTTTGTAGATGGAAATCCTTATCTTTCTCCCACTTTGCAGATTAAACCAACCAATGAATTGTATGATGTAAATGTTGGACTAAAAGGGAAATTGGCAAGTACAGTGAGTTATGATGTTAAAGCGTCGTTCATCTCTGATGAAAATAAAGCGTTGTTGAGAAGTAATGACTACAATGAAAATAGTACGAATGCCAATTACGCTTTCGGGAATTCCTTTCAAGTCGTTTATGATGATTTGAAAACGATGCGTGTGTATGGTGAAATCAAAGCCGATTTAGCCAAAGGGGTGACTGTGGAAGCCGATGCAACCCTAAGTACTTATACGACTAAATTCCAAGAAGAAGCTTGGAATTTGCCTTCGATTGAACTGAATTCAAAAGTTGATTTCGCTATAACCGAAAAATGGTTGATGGGAATTAATTTATTTTATGTTGGCGAACGTAAAGACCAACAATTGAATACGAATGTTGTTTATGTTACGGCTCCAAGTCCAATTACTTTGGATGGTTATTTTGATTTGAATGCCAATTTGAGATACAAACACAACGATAGATTTACCGCCTTTTTGAAAGCGAATAATATTTTGAATAACGGTTACCAAAAATGGCTAAATTACCCGGTTCAAGGTTTTCAGGTAATGTTGGGAGGAAATTATAAATTTGATTTTTAAGTTTCTGAGTTGCTAAGAATCTAATAATCTAAGTTTTTAGTTATGAAGATATCGGAATATTACTGCTTAACGACTTCATATCTTAGGATCTTAGTAACTTTGCAACTTAGTAACTTTTTTCATAATGACTTTCAAACAAAAAATACACCACCGATATAATCAATTAGTACAAGACAGAATCGACGCTTTCAGGGATATGATTTCGGCTTTGACCGAAGATTCCAAAAATGATGCGAAAGGTTCTGCCGGCGATAAACACGAAACTGCTTTGTCGATGATGCATATCGAGCAGGAAAAACTCAACGCCAAACTCAAAGAGGTGTTGGGGCAGAAAGCGGTTTTGGATAAACTCGACGCTTCGTTTGTGGCAGAAACTATTATTTTGGGAAGTTTGGTAAAAGCCAACGGAATTTATTTGTACCTGTCTTTGGCTTTGCCAAAAATTAATATTGAAGGTATAAATGTTATTGCTTTGTCTCCGCAATCTCCACTTGGAAATAAGTTAATTGGAAATACGGTTGGTTTTACTTTTGAAATTAATGGGACAAAGTATTTGATTGAGGAAATCAACTGATTCATAAATTAATCTGTGTGAAATCCGTTTAATCCGTGTCATCTGTGGCTAAAAATTAATTGTTAGATTTATAAATCTGCAATACATCCAACTTTTGTTAAAGTTTTATCATTTCTCAAAACACTGTTAAATAATGTAGTCAAATTAAACATAATGTTAAATCGGTGTTTGCATTCGTTGTAAACTATCTAAATCATTAAAAAAAGATGATTCCCTAATAAAACTTTTTGTAATTTCGCCAGCTTAAAAGTCTGACTTTAAAACTAGGTAAAATTATGAGCAAAATAATGACAGTCGACATCTTGTCGAGTATTAAAGGAGCGCAGCCTTCGGAGAGCGTGAACCAATTGTTTGATGTAATTAAAAATGCACATCCTTCAAATAATAATCCTGCAAATACTGTCAATTATAATTGCGTGTCTGTAAGTGATTTAAGAGATGATGTTGTGGTAGAGAGTTCGGCTATCGAAAAACAGCTTATTTTGGAAAACTTCCCGAACAAAAAAAATGGTTTTTTAGTAGTTGCTAAAGTTATAGAAGGATAAAATGGATTCTCAAATAAAACAAATACACCAACAATTGGTGTCAAAACAAATAACTTGTACGGCTTTGGTACAAGAAAAATTAGACTTACTTAAACAAAATACATATAACTCTGTAAATTCCCTGTTGGATACTTTGGCGTTGGAATTGGCAGCTAAAGTTGATGCTAAAATCGCAAAAGGAGAGGAAATCGGTCTTTTGGAAGGAATTCCTTTTGGAATCAAAGATGTTTATATGTTACAGGGAACTTACACAACTGCAAGTTCTGATTTGTTGAAAAATTATAAATCGCCGTACACTGCTACTGCCATTCAAAAATTACTCGATGCGGGTGCTATTCCATTGGTAAAAGAAAACTGCGACA belongs to Flavobacterium gilvum and includes:
- a CDS encoding Asp-tRNA(Asn)/Glu-tRNA(Gln) amidotransferase subunit GatC; this translates as MSKIMTVDILSSIKGAQPSESVNQLFDVIKNAHPSNNNPANTVNYNCVSVSDLRDDVVVESSAIEKQLILENFPNKKNGFLVVAKVIEG
- a CDS encoding TonB-dependent receptor, whose product is MKIKSIKTFTRKYLTFLAPSLLGRVGVGLLLFLTQFSFAQDKKDKKDDIGTEVVNVVKPFTPTISDAFKEKEVPVITNEENAKKENVQYSILPFPVASTFSPSKGNAQGVDKAKQERIFKNYATLGLGNYGHLNAELYVNEDLNNSEYIGGMFRHNSSQGGIKDILLDDYFYDTKIDLFYGGNQEGMSWKIKAGYQNQIYNWYGLPSGFGNTLPLADSMALINGINPQQSYNTITAGGSLAFDESAVQDVNLDFTHFTDAYSSAENRFLVAPTFKFDVLDEAVKTKVFVDYLDGSFKKDYSGTNTADLQYGFTNFGIVPSFVMKRDDWTIDIGAGFVYSMGKENDTNKFYIYPAVKASYNLVGDLMVFYTGANGNLKQNNYKDFVDGNPYLSPTLQIKPTNELYDVNVGLKGKLASTVSYDVKASFISDENKALLRSNDYNENSTNANYAFGNSFQVVYDDLKTMRVYGEIKADLAKGVTVEADATLSTYTTKFQEEAWNLPSIELNSKVDFAITEKWLMGINLFYVGERKDQQLNTNVVYVTAPSPITLDGYFDLNANLRYKHNDRFTAFLKANNILNNGYQKWLNYPVQGFQVMLGGNYKFDF